From a region of the Desulfobulbaceae bacterium genome:
- a CDS encoding YhdH/YhfP family quinone oxidoreductase — protein sequence MSSTNIDLFKALWVTAHDGVYKREIVDRSIADLPSNEVLIRVYYSSLNYKDALSASGNRGVTRRYPHTPGIDCSGIVVSSNSEKFSAGDKVIVTGFDLGMNTSGGFGQYICVSADWIVPLPETMDLKTAMLYGTAGFTAAQCVEKITSNLSPNDGQILITGVTGGVGCTSAAILHKLGYSVTGLTGKPDNRLLKQIGVDSVISREDFVVSSAKALLRERWAGVIDTVGGDILANAIKSTAYGGVVASCGNAASHELPITVYPFILRAVSLIGIDSAQTPVQRRSYIWGKLADEWKVENIEQLCVEIKLPELSGFIDLMLEGKLAGRVVVNLGV from the coding sequence ATGAGTTCAACAAATATCGATTTATTTAAAGCATTGTGGGTAACTGCCCATGATGGCGTTTATAAAAGGGAAATTGTAGATCGATCAATTGCTGATTTGCCCTCAAACGAAGTACTTATCAGAGTGTACTATTCTTCCTTAAATTACAAAGACGCCCTCTCTGCGTCCGGCAACAGAGGAGTCACACGTCGATACCCACATACCCCTGGTATCGATTGCTCCGGTATTGTAGTCAGCAGCAATTCTGAAAAATTTTCGGCAGGTGACAAGGTTATAGTGACTGGTTTTGATTTGGGTATGAATACCTCCGGAGGTTTTGGTCAGTATATCTGCGTATCTGCTGATTGGATTGTGCCCTTACCCGAGACAATGGATCTTAAAACTGCAATGCTCTACGGGACAGCCGGCTTTACCGCTGCTCAATGTGTGGAAAAAATCACATCGAATCTTTCTCCGAATGATGGTCAAATTTTGATTACCGGTGTTACTGGTGGGGTAGGGTGCACCTCTGCAGCCATACTGCATAAGCTTGGTTATTCAGTGACAGGATTAACCGGCAAGCCCGACAATAGGTTGTTGAAGCAAATAGGAGTTGATAGCGTAATTTCCCGTGAAGATTTCGTTGTTTCATCGGCTAAAGCCCTCCTGCGAGAACGGTGGGCTGGAGTTATTGACACAGTCGGCGGAGACATACTTGCCAATGCAATAAAATCTACAGCATACGGTGGTGTTGTTGCAAGCTGTGGTAATGCGGCCTCACATGAACTGCCGATTACTGTGTATCCGTTTATACTTCGTGCTGTATCACTTATAGGTATAGACTCGGCTCAAACCCCGGTACAAAGACGTTCATATATTTGGGGTAAATTAGCCGATGAATGGAAGGTCGAAAATATCGAACAACTCTGTGTTGAAATTAAACTACCTGAATTGAGTGGCTTCATTGATTTAATGCTGGAAGGAAAACTTGCAGGGCGCGTAGTTGTTAATTTGGGCGTATAG
- a CDS encoding helix-hairpin-helix domain-containing protein, translated as MQNRLKVANLNKSVGADEATDSGNKQSILVLVGLCIILSQVISYSTGRTAITSSTDHASDYRAGDNGAILFVSSVQSLTDKTGGHDSHGQLSADMAPFFFRQIPINTASAELLVTIPGIGPRMAWRIRSYIQKNGAMTNISELENIKGIGLLRSKAIANYVRI; from the coding sequence ATGCAAAACAGGCTAAAGGTTGCTAATCTGAATAAAAGCGTCGGTGCTGATGAAGCAACTGACTCAGGAAACAAGCAATCGATTCTGGTGCTGGTCGGACTTTGTATTATTTTATCGCAGGTAATTTCGTATTCAACTGGCAGGACGGCTATCACGTCGTCAACCGATCACGCCAGTGACTATCGAGCAGGTGACAATGGTGCGATTCTATTTGTTTCCTCAGTGCAGAGCCTTACGGATAAAACGGGTGGGCACGATAGCCACGGTCAATTATCGGCCGACATGGCCCCCTTCTTTTTTCGGCAAATTCCAATTAATACTGCATCAGCAGAGCTGCTTGTCACAATTCCCGGCATTGGTCCCCGCATGGCTTGGCGGATACGTTCCTATATCCAAAAAAATGGCGCAATGACCAATATCTCAGAACTTGAAAACATTAAAGGAATTGGCCTGTTAAGGTCTAAGGCGATTGCCAATTATGTTCGAATATAA
- a CDS encoding aspartate kinase, with the protein MALIVQKFGGTSVGSPEKIKAVAERVLAKKKEGNKMVVVLSAMSGETNRFVSLASQMQEEPDPRELDVLLSSGEQVTIALFAMAVKSLGDDAVSLLGDQVKIRTDKMHTKARIKSIDTELITKNLDAGKIVVVAGFQGVSEDDHITTLGRGGSDTTAVALAAALHADSCEIFTDVEGVYTADPNMCPSARKIDRISYDEMLELASLGAKVLDIRSVSFAKRYKVPLHVRSTFTTTEGTWVVEEDKKMETMLVSGVTYSKNEARITLSKVQDTPGVASTIFTPISDAGIIVDMIIQNTRAGDITDMTFTVPRNDYSKAMAIVKNVARDINAESVSGSENIAKISVVGVGMRNHSGIATTMFRVLAEEGINIIMISTSEIKVSCVIEEKYTELAVRSLHEAFGLDKDNQPIQE; encoded by the coding sequence ATGGCATTAATTGTTCAAAAATTTGGTGGTACATCTGTTGGTAGCCCTGAAAAAATCAAGGCTGTCGCAGAACGTGTTCTGGCCAAAAAAAAGGAAGGGAATAAAATGGTCGTGGTGCTCTCGGCAATGTCAGGAGAAACGAATCGTTTTGTTAGTTTAGCCTCTCAAATGCAGGAAGAACCGGATCCTCGGGAGCTTGACGTTCTTTTGTCAAGCGGTGAGCAGGTTACTATTGCCTTGTTTGCCATGGCAGTGAAAAGTTTAGGCGATGACGCCGTGTCTCTTTTGGGAGACCAGGTTAAGATCAGAACTGACAAAATGCATACCAAGGCACGTATCAAGTCCATAGATACTGAACTGATAACAAAAAATCTTGATGCCGGTAAAATTGTTGTTGTCGCTGGTTTTCAGGGTGTTTCTGAAGACGATCATATCACCACTTTAGGTCGTGGTGGATCTGACACAACGGCTGTTGCACTTGCCGCGGCTCTTCATGCCGATAGCTGTGAAATATTTACTGATGTTGAAGGGGTGTATACAGCTGATCCTAATATGTGCCCTTCAGCACGAAAGATTGACCGCATCTCTTATGATGAAATGCTTGAATTGGCGAGCTTAGGGGCCAAGGTTCTTGATATCAGATCTGTAAGTTTTGCAAAGAGATACAAAGTGCCATTACATGTACGATCAACATTTACAACAACAGAAGGCACCTGGGTTGTTGAGGAGGATAAAAAAATGGAAACAATGTTAGTTTCAGGCGTTACATATAGTAAAAATGAAGCACGGATTACTTTGTCGAAGGTCCAGGACACCCCTGGTGTTGCTTCTACTATTTTTACACCAATCTCTGATGCCGGAATCATAGTTGATATGATTATTCAAAATACCAGAGCCGGCGATATAACCGATATGACTTTTACAGTTCCTCGTAACGATTATTCAAAAGCAATGGCTATCGTGAAAAATGTTGCAAGGGATATTAACGCTGAAAGCGTAAGCGGTTCTGAAAACATCGCTAAAATCTCTGTAGTTGGTGTCGGCATGCGAAATCATTCTGGTATTGCCACAACAATGTTCAGGGTACTTGCCGAAGAAGGGATTAACATCATAATGATCAGCACTTCCGAGATAAAAGTTTCATGTGTCATTGAGGAGAAATATACGGAACTCGCTGTTCGTTCCCTCCATGAAGCTTTTGGGCTTGATAAAGATAACCAACCTATCCAGGAATAG
- a CDS encoding citramalate synthase, giving the protein MQIYDTTLRDGTQAENFNLSVDDKIRISLKLDELGIDFIEGGWPGANPTSVQFFNEMHNYSLKHAKLSSFGSTRLFSNKTDQDPNLNALIAAKTPCITIFGKTWDIHVEVALRITNDDNLLIIDESLRYLRPQVEYLFYDAEHFFDGFKANQEYALATVEKAHLAGSDCLVLCDTNGGTLPSEIAEIIDQVKSYFAAKNMNPELGIHSHNDSDTATANSLIAVHHGVRHVQGTMNGFGERCGNANLTSIIPGLALKMGHSFAAATNLTRLTETSRFVNELANLPHNKYQPYVGVSAFAHKGGIHVAAVKRNPLTYEHISPEKVGNIRRILISDQSGKSNVLHKAKKFGLDLESTDPIVTTILKKLKDLENQGFQYEGAEASFELLMRRAMGTLPVFFSLRSFRVINQKDTVDSDPQAEATIQLEVGGEMVHTAALGDGPVNALDNALRKALTCFYPQLEGMWLDDYKVRVLASEHGTGARVRVLIESRDSNSQWGTVGVSHDILEASWQALVESISYKLLKDKVSQNDAKQAKGC; this is encoded by the coding sequence ATGCAAATTTACGATACAACATTGCGTGACGGCACACAGGCCGAAAATTTCAACCTTTCAGTCGACGATAAGATTCGCATATCGTTAAAACTTGACGAACTGGGCATTGATTTTATCGAAGGCGGTTGGCCGGGAGCAAACCCAACATCTGTGCAATTTTTTAATGAGATGCACAATTATAGCTTAAAGCACGCGAAGCTCTCTTCTTTCGGCAGTACACGCCTTTTTAGTAATAAAACCGACCAAGATCCTAATCTCAACGCTCTGATCGCTGCAAAAACCCCGTGTATTACAATTTTTGGCAAAACCTGGGACATACACGTCGAAGTCGCACTTCGTATAACTAATGATGATAACCTGCTTATTATTGACGAATCATTGCGCTATCTTCGTCCCCAGGTAGAGTATCTTTTTTATGATGCCGAACATTTTTTCGATGGTTTCAAGGCCAATCAGGAGTATGCCCTGGCTACCGTTGAAAAAGCACATCTTGCCGGCTCAGACTGCCTTGTATTGTGTGATACAAACGGTGGAACCTTACCCAGCGAGATTGCCGAGATCATTGATCAAGTTAAATCGTATTTTGCAGCAAAAAATATGAATCCTGAGTTAGGCATCCATTCCCATAACGATTCTGACACTGCAACGGCCAACTCACTCATTGCGGTCCATCATGGCGTTCGTCATGTGCAGGGAACAATGAATGGTTTCGGTGAACGTTGCGGGAATGCGAATCTCACCTCGATAATTCCGGGCCTTGCCTTGAAGATGGGCCACTCATTTGCCGCTGCTACCAATCTTACGCGACTCACAGAGACGTCGCGATTTGTTAATGAACTTGCCAATCTGCCCCATAATAAATACCAGCCGTATGTTGGGGTATCAGCTTTTGCTCACAAGGGTGGAATTCATGTTGCTGCTGTTAAAAGAAACCCTTTAACCTATGAGCATATTTCACCTGAAAAAGTTGGTAATATCAGGAGAATTCTGATCTCTGATCAATCCGGTAAAAGCAATGTTCTGCACAAGGCCAAGAAGTTTGGTCTCGATTTAGAGTCTACTGATCCAATCGTTACAACCATTCTTAAAAAACTGAAAGATCTGGAAAACCAAGGCTTTCAGTATGAAGGCGCAGAGGCGTCATTTGAGCTGTTGATGCGAAGAGCCATGGGTACGTTACCAGTGTTCTTTTCATTACGAAGCTTCAGAGTTATCAACCAAAAAGATACTGTTGACAGTGACCCTCAGGCTGAAGCGACAATCCAGTTGGAAGTTGGCGGTGAAATGGTACACACGGCAGCACTTGGAGATGGTCCTGTGAACGCCTTGGACAATGCCTTGCGTAAGGCCTTAACCTGCTTCTATCCGCAGCTTGAAGGTATGTGGCTTGATGACTATAAGGTACGAGTGCTTGCCTCAGAACATGGAACAGGTGCTCGCGTTCGGGTTCTTATCGAATCTCGGGACAGTAACTCTCAATGGGGAACCGTTGGTGTCTCTCATGACATTCTCGAAGCAAGTTGGCAGGCCTTGGTGGAAAGCATATCCTATAAGCTTCTTAAAGATAAAGTCAGCCAGAACGATGCAAAACAGGCTAAAGGTTGCTAA
- the miaB gene encoding tRNA (N6-isopentenyl adenosine(37)-C2)-methylthiotransferase MiaB, whose translation MSITKKYYIETFGCQMNDRDSEIMSQLMSETFAPTTSVEDADIVLVNTCSIRQKAEHKAMSLLGTLRLIKESKNDLIIGIVGCVAQQEGQKLLQRLPFVDLVMGTQSLYNLPALLADIINNKKRIVSVEQNSEFVIPPFLPEPNSGPHHKRFITIMQGCNNFCTYCVVPFTRGREISRKFSEIVTEADHLARQGVKEITLLGQNVNSYGRNSDGKQEHTFAELLEAVSHVPGLNRLRFTTSNPKDLTIDLLECFSRIDILCSHFHLPVQSGSNAILTAMNRKYSVDTYYELIEQLRRHRSDIAITTDIIVGFPGESDNDFQATYDLVEKVRYHGAYSFKYSDRPHTKSAKFDCKVPEAIKIKRLAVLQKRIDEICLERNQEYIGQALEIMVEGQSKGQNNQWNGRTTTNHIVHFTCRSALEPGQLVTIEIDEACQNSLRGHMYD comes from the coding sequence ATGTCTATTACTAAGAAATATTACATTGAAACATTTGGCTGCCAAATGAATGATAGAGACTCAGAGATTATGAGTCAACTCATGTCGGAAACCTTTGCGCCAACAACTTCAGTTGAAGATGCAGACATTGTATTGGTTAATACCTGCAGTATCCGTCAGAAAGCCGAACATAAAGCCATGTCTCTACTTGGCACTCTCCGCCTTATAAAAGAAAGCAAGAATGATCTAATCATCGGCATAGTCGGTTGCGTCGCTCAACAAGAGGGGCAAAAACTTCTACAGCGCTTGCCTTTTGTTGATCTGGTAATGGGCACCCAAAGCCTCTACAACCTCCCTGCCCTCCTTGCTGACATCATAAACAACAAGAAACGTATCGTTTCAGTTGAACAAAACAGCGAATTTGTTATTCCGCCTTTTTTGCCTGAGCCGAACAGTGGCCCTCATCACAAGCGATTTATTACAATAATGCAGGGCTGCAATAATTTTTGTACTTATTGCGTTGTGCCCTTCACCAGGGGCCGAGAGATCAGCCGAAAATTTTCAGAAATTGTCACCGAGGCCGATCATCTTGCCCGGCAGGGTGTGAAAGAAATTACCTTATTAGGTCAAAACGTCAACTCTTACGGTCGAAACAGCGACGGGAAACAAGAGCATACCTTTGCTGAGCTGTTAGAAGCAGTGTCTCATGTTCCAGGCCTCAACCGTCTTCGCTTTACCACATCTAACCCCAAAGATTTAACCATTGACCTTCTTGAATGTTTCTCAAGAATTGATATACTTTGTTCTCATTTTCATCTTCCTGTTCAATCAGGCTCAAATGCTATTTTAACAGCTATGAACCGTAAATATAGTGTCGATACCTACTATGAGCTTATTGAGCAATTACGAAGACATCGTTCGGATATTGCCATTACGACTGATATTATTGTTGGTTTTCCGGGCGAGTCTGACAACGACTTTCAAGCAACCTATGATTTGGTTGAAAAAGTTCGTTATCATGGTGCCTACTCATTTAAGTATTCAGATCGTCCGCACACCAAATCCGCTAAATTTGATTGTAAAGTGCCGGAGGCTATTAAAATTAAACGTCTTGCTGTTCTGCAAAAACGAATTGACGAGATCTGCTTAGAACGTAACCAGGAGTATATTGGCCAGGCCTTGGAAATTATGGTTGAGGGACAAAGTAAGGGGCAGAATAATCAATGGAATGGGCGGACAACGACCAATCACATTGTTCATTTTACCTGTCGATCTGCGCTTGAACCCGGTCAACTAGTGACCATTGAAATTGATGAAGCCTGCCAAAACTCATTGCGAGGACACATGTATGATTGA
- a CDS encoding tRNA (cytidine(34)-2'-O)-methyltransferase yields MNIVLVEPEIPPNTGSIARLCGATNTVLHLVKPLGFSTDDKHLKRAGLDYWQHVKIVYWNSLEEFLTAHAKSHLFFLSKKIGECYTKAEFNADSYLIFGKETMGLPEYILKNYSHRCYTIPMANRNIRSLNLAMCAGIVLYEALRQTNYM; encoded by the coding sequence GTGAATATTGTTCTTGTTGAGCCCGAAATACCACCAAATACCGGCAGCATAGCACGCTTATGTGGTGCAACCAACACAGTTCTGCACCTGGTGAAACCTTTGGGGTTCAGCACTGATGACAAACATCTCAAACGAGCCGGTCTTGATTATTGGCAGCATGTAAAAATTGTTTATTGGAATAGTCTTGAAGAGTTTTTAACCGCACACGCCAAAAGCCATCTCTTTTTTCTAAGTAAGAAAATTGGAGAGTGCTACACTAAAGCTGAGTTTAATGCCGACTCATATCTGATTTTTGGTAAAGAGACGATGGGCTTGCCGGAATATATTTTGAAAAATTATTCACATCGGTGCTATACTATACCCATGGCAAATAGAAACATACGAAGCCTTAACCTGGCAATGTGTGCCGGCATTGTATTATACGAAGCGTTGAGACAGACAAATTACATGTGA
- a CDS encoding histidinol phosphate phosphatase domain-containing protein, which produces MIDLHTHTFFSDGELVPAEHLRRVEVLGYKAVAITDHADSSNLDFIIPRMVQAAADLNQHSSTILLPGVELTHVPPALFAELTLKARQLGAKIVVGHGETIVEPVKEGTNRAAIEAGVDLLAHPGFITDEEMQLAAQRGVLIELSGRKGHSLTNGYVAKLAKKYGAKLAVNADGHGPGDFLTAKMAKMVALGAGLTDEDYNQIRHNMEELVARKR; this is translated from the coding sequence ATGATTGATCTTCACACCCACACATTTTTTAGCGATGGCGAACTTGTTCCAGCTGAACACCTTAGAAGAGTTGAAGTTCTTGGCTATAAAGCTGTGGCCATTACCGATCACGCCGATTCGTCAAATCTAGACTTTATAATTCCAAGAATGGTTCAAGCTGCGGCTGATTTGAATCAACACTCCTCGACTATCTTATTGCCAGGAGTTGAGCTTACCCACGTCCCCCCTGCCCTTTTTGCGGAACTCACCTTAAAGGCCCGTCAGCTTGGCGCTAAAATTGTCGTGGGGCATGGCGAAACAATCGTTGAACCTGTTAAGGAGGGGACAAATCGGGCTGCAATTGAGGCTGGAGTAGATCTATTGGCTCACCCGGGATTTATTACAGATGAAGAGATGCAGTTAGCAGCCCAAAGAGGTGTTCTTATCGAGTTGTCGGGGCGAAAAGGGCATTCTCTGACCAATGGCTATGTCGCAAAGCTTGCCAAGAAATATGGGGCTAAACTTGCGGTTAACGCAGACGGACACGGGCCTGGTGATTTTCTGACCGCGAAAATGGCTAAAATGGTGGCCTTGGGTGCTGGTCTGACAGACGAGGACTACAATCAGATTCGCCATAATATGGAAGAGTTAGTTGCCAGAAAAAGATAG
- a CDS encoding M23 family metallopeptidase, which yields MKFIQYILVCLSIVFMFSVVHNNLIDDARSSVSLPIENYSNDQPTDSTTDVLAHQGFNQSQPLNATPELIATETQNSFKAIEGTLKQGDTFDSALRRDAIPQEIRSLIINSLSGILDFRRLKPFDTYSLSLNESGALEQFRYQSGPLNSVSISNSNGSYSVQKDAIELERRLVRISGKISTSLLGSFADTNEDLRLLYAFADIFASKIDFNTEVQKDDSYAFTVDKYFKNGELVGYGKIQSARYEFASGQVYDAYYYLPSNETSGLYFDHDGQAVGTSFLRSPLPMGRVTSKFSYQRKHPMSGRVQPHLGIDLAAPHGSPIMAVADGTVSFVGRNNGYGNQIVLAHNGGYKTYYGHLSRFKKGLRRGNLVQKKEIIGYVGSTGISTGPHLDFRIRHNNTYKNPFSIEFKPRLVLSEDQLQDFFTMKSKLVGLYDLNESSDQTEILHISHLTINSPDQLTLL from the coding sequence ATGAAATTTATTCAATATATTCTCGTATGCCTTTCCATAGTTTTTATGTTCAGCGTAGTTCACAATAACTTGATTGATGACGCTCGCAGTTCCGTTTCTCTCCCAATAGAAAATTATTCGAATGATCAACCTACAGATAGTACCACGGATGTCCTCGCCCACCAAGGGTTTAACCAAAGCCAACCGCTCAATGCAACCCCCGAACTGATAGCAACTGAGACACAAAATTCGTTTAAGGCTATTGAAGGTACTCTAAAACAGGGTGACACTTTTGATTCAGCCCTGCGAAGAGATGCTATTCCTCAGGAGATACGTTCTCTCATAATTAACTCCCTTTCCGGAATATTAGATTTCAGGCGCTTAAAGCCCTTCGACACCTACTCACTCTCTTTAAATGAATCTGGTGCCCTTGAACAGTTTCGATATCAATCAGGTCCGCTTAACAGCGTTTCAATTAGCAACTCAAATGGCAGTTATTCGGTTCAAAAAGATGCAATTGAACTTGAACGTAGGCTTGTTCGTATCTCTGGTAAAATTTCAACGTCACTATTAGGTTCTTTTGCGGATACAAATGAGGATCTGCGATTGTTGTATGCCTTTGCCGACATTTTCGCCTCCAAGATCGACTTCAACACTGAAGTCCAGAAAGATGATTCTTACGCCTTTACCGTTGACAAATATTTCAAAAATGGTGAACTGGTTGGCTATGGGAAAATCCAATCGGCACGATATGAGTTTGCCAGCGGTCAAGTTTATGATGCCTATTATTATCTACCTTCAAATGAAACGTCTGGTTTATATTTTGATCATGATGGTCAAGCAGTTGGCACCTCATTTCTCAGATCACCATTACCAATGGGCCGCGTTACTTCAAAGTTCAGCTACCAACGGAAACATCCGATGAGCGGTAGAGTGCAACCACATTTAGGTATCGATCTTGCGGCGCCACACGGTTCACCAATTATGGCGGTAGCCGATGGTACAGTTTCCTTTGTCGGCCGCAATAATGGCTATGGAAATCAAATTGTTTTGGCCCATAACGGTGGTTATAAAACCTATTACGGTCATCTTTCTCGTTTTAAAAAAGGATTGCGCCGCGGCAATTTGGTTCAGAAAAAAGAGATAATTGGTTATGTTGGATCAACTGGAATATCGACCGGTCCTCACCTCGACTTTCGTATTCGGCACAACAATACATACAAAAATCCTTTTTCCATCGAGTTTAAACCAAGGCTGGTATTATCTGAAGACCAATTGCAAGATTTCTTCACCATGAAAAGTAAACTTGTTGGGCTTTATGATCTTAACGAAAGTTCCGATCAAACTGAAATCCTGCATATCTCCCATTTAACTATTAACTCACCCGACCAACTTACCTTGCTGTGA
- a CDS encoding diguanylate cyclase, which translates to MLAMNPTKNSDNKAKILLVDDDPIVREVMKSFIASYGFDFSTASDGLQAIKVLEKDFHSIVITDINMPNMDGMELLKYVHANYPKTGVIVVTGLSEEYTYVDVINAGAIDYMTKPFDSAELLAKLNRVIREQNLISELEKKSISDVLTNLYNRRHFDSKIVEEFYRSVRQEYPAFLALIDVDYFKGYNDTYGHQSGDNLLTTFGNILLGCVRHGVDFAFRYGGDEFALLLTHISADQAVKVLERMMANYNSYNFGETTLSCGMAEFKRNETLSWTNDISDFIRTVDKALYEAKDNGKDQIVVAQRSTASNTEILKSIRPN; encoded by the coding sequence ATGCTTGCAATGAACCCCACCAAAAATTCTGACAACAAGGCTAAAATTCTCTTAGTCGATGATGACCCGATTGTCCGAGAGGTCATGAAGAGCTTTATAGCTTCCTATGGTTTTGATTTTTCTACAGCTTCCGATGGTTTACAAGCCATCAAAGTGCTGGAGAAAGATTTCCATTCTATTGTGATCACTGACATTAACATGCCGAACATGGATGGCATGGAACTTTTAAAGTATGTACATGCCAACTACCCAAAGACCGGTGTGATCGTTGTGACCGGTCTCAGCGAAGAGTACACCTATGTTGATGTAATTAACGCTGGCGCCATCGATTATATGACCAAGCCATTTGACAGTGCCGAGCTCTTGGCTAAGCTTAATCGTGTCATTCGTGAACAAAATTTAATATCAGAACTTGAAAAAAAATCCATAAGTGATGTGCTGACCAACCTTTATAATAGACGCCATTTTGACTCTAAAATTGTTGAGGAGTTTTATCGATCTGTCCGTCAGGAATATCCCGCGTTTCTTGCGCTCATTGATGTAGATTACTTCAAAGGCTATAATGACACTTATGGCCATCAGTCTGGAGATAATCTGCTGACTACTTTTGGTAATATCTTACTTGGTTGTGTCAGGCATGGTGTTGACTTTGCTTTTCGGTATGGGGGTGATGAGTTTGCGTTGCTACTAACTCATATCAGTGCTGATCAGGCAGTAAAAGTTTTAGAACGGATGATGGCCAATTATAACTCATATAATTTTGGAGAAACTACACTGAGCTGTGGGATGGCTGAATTCAAACGAAATGAAACATTGAGTTGGACGAATGATATCAGTGATTTTATTCGAACGGTTGACAAAGCACTGTATGAAGCCAAGGACAATGGTAAGGATCAAATAGTCGTTGCCCAACGCTCAACTGCCTCCAATACTGAAATTCTTAAATCTATACGCCCAAATTAA
- a CDS encoding DUF4911 domain-containing protein, which produces MTDSSLFRQHQCVINPARIGFLRFLLEGYDGMTTLSTINRHDGTILLRYACCFEEQLFMILDTLRSNEIV; this is translated from the coding sequence ATGACCGACAGCTCACTTTTTCGTCAGCATCAATGCGTTATTAATCCAGCCCGGATTGGATTCTTGCGATTTTTACTGGAGGGATATGACGGCATGACGACCTTGTCCACGATTAACCGTCATGATGGTACAATTCTGTTGCGTTATGCCTGTTGCTTTGAGGAGCAGCTTTTTATGATTCTAGACACTCTCAGGAGTAATGAAATTGTCTAA